The DNA window AAACCGTAGAATACGACGTGCTAAACAAAACGCCTGGCAAGCTGTATATAGGAAATCAGTATCAGCGCTGCTATTTTATCGCATCTGAAAAGACAGGATGGGAATATGATATCGAACTTTTGGATGTTGACGGCACTTACGTCGCAGAACGCCCGTTTTGGATCACGGAACAGAATTATACCTTTAATCCCAGCTCTGGGGAGCCTATGGGAGAATATCTTGATTTCCTGTTTGATGTTCCCTTTGATCTTACGGGAGACGCGGCAGGGATTGGAAATATCCAGATAGATCACTATGCCACTTGTAACTTTTTGCTGACTGTCTATGGTCCGTGCACCAACCCAAGAATCTCGATTGGTGGAAACATCTATGAAATTGAGACAAAACTCGACACTGGAGAATACCTACAAATTGATTCCCTGGCTGGAACGGCGATACGAACAAAAGTCGGAGGTCAGAGGGTCAACGAATTAAATAACCGGGCCAAGGAATACGAGTTGTTTTCCCTGATTCAACCCGGATACAATGTCGTGTCTTGGGATGGTAGTTTTGGGTTTGACCTTGTGATCTATATAGAGAGGAGTGAGCCGGAGTGGTAACCATGATGATGACTGACTCGAATGGCAGAGATGTGGGGTCTCTTGACTATAGCATATCTCTTGATATGGACCTTGGCGATACCAACGATTTTGAATTTGAAGTTGATCAGTCTATTTGGGACTCAGAACAAATGGGGTATGGCTGCCGGCTATATATACCAGAAACAGAGTACGGAGGGATTATCGGGGATATAGAGGTAGTCACTAAAACCGCAACGGCCACATTGACGGGAGATACCTGGCGGGGAATGCTTACCAAGAAGATCATCGAGCCGCCCTCCGGGCAAGACCATAAGACAGTATCTGGAGAGCTTAATACTGTTTTAAAAAGTCTGATTGAGCCTGAATTTTCTGGATTATTTGTCGTTTCGCAAGAGGATACTGGTGTTGAGGTGTCCAATTTTCAGTTCGATCGGTTTTGCACTCTTTTGTCCGGCCTGGAAGACATGCTGGCCAGCGTCGGTTATCGGCTGGACATACGCTATAAAAGCGGAGACGCCGGAGAGGCTGGATGGGTGGAAATCCAGGCCGTCGAGGCTGAGAATTACTCAGAAACCATAGAATACAACCGGGACAATAGGATCAATTACGATGCCAGGGACTACCGGCGTGGAATTAACCATCTAATCTGCGCAGGAACCGGAGAGGGCACGGATCGGACGGTATTACACTTATATGTGCAGTCAGACGGCAGTGTAGGATCTACGAAATATTATACCGGTCTGGAAGAACGTGTAGCTTTATACTCTTATACGTCACAGTCGGATGTGGAGCAGCTCAGGAAGGATGGGACAAAACGTCTCCAAGAACTGATGAACTACAAGCAATTTGAAATGTCTGTAGAGGATGTGGATTTGGAAATTGGGGATACGGTTTCTGGAAGGGATTTCACAACTGGTATCCTGGTGCAAAAACCGATTGTACAAAAAATCCTAAAAATTGAAAAAGGGAAAATCCAGGTTGAGTACAAACTGAAGGGAGATGATTAGATGGAACTGGTAACAGGATTTAAGGGAGAACCGCACATATCCGCAGAAAATTGGGCCGACCTGAATAGGGGGATTGTAGGAGAGGGATCTTATGTCCTTCCCGGCGGTGAAAAGTTCCGGGCCGAGTTGGTGACAAACAATTTGCTAAAGATATATGATGGCTGCGGAATAATGCAGGGACGACAGATAGTAATTCCAGCGGGCCAGTCGGATGAAATTACGATTGACAACGGGACCCAAGGCGAAAAGAGAATTGATCTTGTGGGGGTACGTTATGCAAAAGATGATTCTTCTAAAATAGAATCTACAGCTCCTTTTTATTTAAAGGGGACGCCGGCAGAAAGCGATCCAGTAGCCCCAGCATACACAGAAGGGGATATCCGGGCTGGAGATTTGACCGCAGACTGGCCGCTCTATGAGCTTGAATTAGATGGGCTTAATGTCGTATCGGTTACCCCTCTATTTGAAACATTGTTGACCGGTGCAGATGTGAAGGCGGAGCTTGAAGAGCTAAATGACAAATTGGACGAAAAGATTATTGTCCAAAGATATTCGAACAGAATTAATGTATCAAATGGGCAAAACTCATACACTGCTATCAATGTAAATATCCCTGATGGATATACAATAATAGGTATATCTGCATACGCACTTCACGCGACAACATTGTGCGGTGGAGGAGCGTACGACAGCAATAATAACCGGATTGTTATACCATTTTCTGCACATGATTCTGTCACTCCAGAAACGTTTTATGTGGATTTGACATTAATGGTGGAGTGATTATTTCCATCGGCCCATAGCCGTCCAGCAAGCGCTTGCGCCGGTAACAGGGTTCCCATCGTTTGTCCGAGCGTATATCGTAACATTGTACGTTCTTGGCTGGACAGACAAATCAAAAGTTATAACACTGCTTGCATACATAGATGTTGCTGTTACGATCGGCGTGTCGACAAATGGGATTGTAAAATCTTCCACGGCATATCCATTTCCGCCGGAACCAGAACTTGGAAAACTTGCCTGTCCCCATTGGATTAATGTTCCATTAGGAAGCTTAACGTAATCGTTTCCTTCCTCCGGCAATTTGTCATTTAGTGCTAAAAAATAAAAAAATTTTAATGAAAAGAAAGGAGAGTGATCTCTATGAAAATTATTTTTAACGATGCCACCGAGCTGCAAGTCCAGCAGGTGCAGCAGCATGGCGATTATCTTAGGATCCTTACAGTCTCTGCAACGCCGGATCAGCTCAGAGGAATTTTTGAAGACCAAGTAAAAACCGCAAATATGGTCGTGGAAGAACGTGGTCAGCGCGGAGAACCTCTGGATGGGTACACAACCTTTTACAGGACGGAAGAATACACGGGACAGATATATGGCGTAGTAATGTACAAGCCTGATCGAACCCCAGAGATACAGACGGAAAAGGCTCAAGCGGCGGTGCTAGTTGCCCAGATTCAGGCCCAGGAGCTGACGGACGAGCAGGCGATCACCGTCAAGGCAATCTATCCGCAGTGGTCAGAGATCATCGGGCAGACTGTAGCACTTGGGTACAAGTTCCTGTATGGAGACGTATTGTACAAGACAATTCAGGACAGCCTGCTGATCCAGGAACAGTACATTCCCGGAGAGGGGACTGAGAGCCTGTACACTGTGATCGATGAGACGCACGCCGGCACACAGGAAGATCCGATCCCTTACGGCGGCAATATGGCCCTTGAGAGCGGGAAGTACTACATCCAGGACGAGACGGTATATAAGTGTACGAGAGACACGGAGATCCCGGTGTACAATGCCCTGGCGGACCTGATCGGCATCTATGTTGAGGTAGCAGAGTAAGAAGGGAGGGGCCAATGGAAAACTACATAAGCCGGCAGGAACATGATGAGTTCGTAAAGCGCATGCAGGACGAGCACAAGCGGATCCACTATAGGATCACGGACACGGAAAAAAAGGTGGATAAGATCTATGATCTGACATCTTCCGTGGAGCGCCTGGCCACGTCTATCGAGTCGATGGCCAAGGAGCAGAAAGAGCAGGGCGAGCGGCTGGAAGAGCTGGAGGCGCGCGACGGGGAAACCTGGCGGAAAGTAAAATGGTACATTTTAACGCTGGCCATCGGAGCGGTGGCCGGAGCAGTGTTTACAATGATCGGTTTTTAAAAAAGGAGGTACTATTATGTTTGATTGGAGCACAAGGATCAAAAACAAAATGTTTTGGCTGGCCATTATCCCGGCGGTTCTGCTGGTGATCCAGACGGTGGCTGCAGTATTCGGGTACACGCTGGATCTGGGCGACCTTGGAAATAAACTGCTTGATGTGGTCAATGCGGTCTTTTCCGTGCTGGTGATCGCCGGGATCGTGGTAGACCCATCCACGCCTGGTGTTGGGGATAGTAATGCGGATAAATAATACTTAGCAGGGGGCGGGAGACTGCCCCTTTTT is part of the Lachnospiraceae bacterium KGMB03038 genome and encodes:
- a CDS encoding phage holin; this encodes MFDWSTRIKNKMFWLAIIPAVLLVIQTVAAVFGYTLDLGDLGNKLLDVVNAVFSVLVIAGIVVDPSTPGVGDSNADK